One Sanguibacter keddieii DSM 10542 genomic window carries:
- the nuoE gene encoding NADH-quinone oxidoreductase subunit NuoE has product MSTDAQHQHPTAPSGTGYDEVTLARLTADAHQIVGRYPQARSALLPMLHLVQSEDGYVSRSGITFCAEVLDLTPAEVSAVATFYTQYKRRPNGTYTVGVCTNTLCAIMGGDEIFDELSEHLGIGHDETTEDGAVTLERVECNAACDYAPVMMVNWEFFDDQTPASARGVVDDLRFGKDVVPTRGASSVCTFKQMSRVLAGFTDGRADEGVGAGGATVRGTRLAREKGWTADPAPEQPAESAAGAEADQPAADATPSTGAEQSSAERTEETPADTSSGTAASADEATPAADEKSEPAAQDTTSSTSSAPTTSAPTTEGER; this is encoded by the coding sequence ATGAGCACCGACGCCCAGCACCAGCACCCGACCGCCCCCTCGGGGACCGGCTACGACGAGGTCACGCTCGCCCGGCTGACGGCCGACGCGCACCAGATCGTCGGCCGGTACCCCCAGGCACGCTCTGCGCTCCTGCCGATGCTGCACCTGGTGCAGTCCGAGGACGGCTACGTGTCCCGCTCCGGGATCACGTTCTGCGCCGAGGTCCTCGACCTCACCCCGGCCGAGGTCTCGGCCGTCGCGACCTTCTACACGCAGTACAAGCGGCGCCCCAACGGCACGTACACCGTCGGGGTCTGCACCAACACGCTCTGCGCGATCATGGGCGGCGACGAGATCTTCGACGAGCTCTCCGAGCACCTGGGGATCGGGCACGACGAGACCACCGAGGACGGCGCCGTCACGCTCGAGCGCGTCGAGTGCAACGCGGCCTGCGACTACGCCCCGGTGATGATGGTCAACTGGGAGTTCTTCGACGACCAGACCCCGGCGAGCGCCCGCGGGGTCGTCGACGACCTGCGGTTCGGCAAGGACGTCGTGCCGACACGCGGCGCCTCGTCCGTGTGCACCTTCAAGCAGATGTCCCGGGTGCTCGCGGGGTTCACCGACGGGCGCGCCGACGAGGGCGTCGGCGCCGGCGGAGCCACGGTCCGCGGGACGCGGCTCGCCCGCGAGAAGGGCTGGACGGCCGACCCGGCACCGGAGCAGCCGGCAGAGTCCGCGGCGGGTGCCGAGGCTGATCAGCCGGCTGCCGACGCGACGCCGTCGACCGGCGCCGAGCAGTCGAGCGCCGAGCGCACCGAGGAGACCCCGGCCGACACGTCGTCGGGCACGGCCGCCTCGGCAGACGAGGCGACGCCGGCGGCGGACGAGAAGTCCGAGCCGGCAGCGCAGGACACGACCTCGTCGACCTCGTCGGCACCGACCACGTCCGCACCGACCACCGAGGGGGAGCGATGA
- the nuoF gene encoding NADH-quinone oxidoreductase subunit NuoF, with the protein MSTELAPVLSAHWDAERSWTLETYLANGGYEGLRAALAQPAADVVQTVKDSGLRGRGGAGFPTGMKWGFLPAPDGGPRYLVVNADESEPGTCKDIPLMLASPQTLVEGVAITSYAIGCHHAFIYVRGEVLHVYRRLLKAVEEAYAAGYLGKDVLGSGFDLDVTVHAGAGAYICGEETALLDSLEGLRGQPRLKPPFPAVAGLYARPTVVNNVESVASVPQIVARGASWFTSMGTERSAGHGLFSLSGHVTHPGQYEAPLGITLRELLDMAGGVRGGRALKFWTPGGSSTPIFTAEHLDVPLDYESVAAAGSMLGTRALQIFDETTSVVRAVTRWTEFYAHESCGKCTPCREGTYWLKQVLRRLEAGQGTQGDIDTLLDTCDNILGRAFCALGDGATSCITSAVQYFREEFEAGMHTPASELFPPERSALFGYTPRTRAATLAGAGAGGH; encoded by the coding sequence ATGAGCACCGAGCTGGCACCGGTCCTCTCCGCGCACTGGGACGCCGAGCGCTCCTGGACGCTGGAGACCTACCTGGCGAACGGCGGGTACGAGGGCCTGCGCGCCGCGCTGGCCCAGCCCGCGGCCGACGTCGTGCAGACCGTCAAGGACTCCGGGCTGCGGGGTCGCGGCGGTGCCGGGTTCCCCACCGGCATGAAGTGGGGCTTCCTGCCCGCACCCGACGGCGGGCCCCGGTACCTCGTGGTCAACGCCGACGAGTCCGAGCCGGGCACCTGCAAGGACATCCCGCTCATGCTCGCCTCGCCCCAGACCCTCGTCGAGGGCGTCGCCATCACCTCGTACGCCATCGGGTGCCACCACGCCTTCATCTACGTGCGCGGCGAGGTGCTGCACGTCTACCGGCGCCTGCTCAAGGCCGTCGAGGAGGCCTACGCCGCCGGGTACCTGGGCAAGGACGTCCTCGGCTCGGGCTTCGACCTCGACGTCACGGTGCACGCCGGGGCGGGTGCGTACATCTGCGGCGAGGAGACCGCGCTCCTCGACTCCCTCGAGGGGCTGCGCGGGCAGCCGCGCCTCAAGCCGCCCTTCCCCGCGGTCGCCGGCCTCTACGCCCGCCCGACCGTGGTCAACAACGTCGAGTCGGTCGCGTCGGTCCCGCAGATCGTCGCCCGCGGTGCCTCGTGGTTCACCTCGATGGGCACCGAGCGCTCGGCCGGGCACGGCCTCTTCTCGCTGTCCGGGCACGTGACCCACCCGGGCCAGTACGAGGCGCCGCTCGGCATCACGCTGCGCGAGCTCCTCGACATGGCCGGCGGGGTCCGCGGCGGCCGGGCGCTGAAGTTCTGGACGCCCGGGGGCTCGTCGACCCCGATCTTCACCGCCGAGCACCTTGACGTGCCGCTCGACTACGAGTCGGTCGCCGCGGCGGGCTCGATGCTCGGCACCCGCGCGCTGCAGATCTTCGACGAGACCACGTCGGTGGTCCGCGCGGTCACGCGGTGGACGGAGTTCTACGCGCACGAGTCCTGCGGCAAGTGCACGCCGTGCCGCGAGGGCACCTACTGGCTCAAGCAGGTGCTCCGGCGCCTCGAGGCAGGCCAGGGCACGCAGGGCGACATCGACACGCTCCTCGACACCTGCGACAACATCCTCGGGCGCGCGTTCTGCGCCCTCGGCGACGGCGCGACGTCGTGCATCACCTCGGCCGTCCAGTACTTCCGCGAAGAGTTCGAGGCCGGGATGCACACCCCCGCGAGCGAGCTGTTCCCGCCCGAGAGATCGGCACTGTTCGGCTACACCCCGAGGACGCGCGCGGCGACGCTCGCGGGAGCAGGCGCTGGAGGCCACTGA